A DNA window from Bubalus bubalis isolate 160015118507 breed Murrah chromosome 20, NDDB_SH_1, whole genome shotgun sequence contains the following coding sequences:
- the CSPG4 gene encoding chondroitin sulfate proteoglycan 4, protein MRWGPRLPLPALALALALTFAVLVGPASTASFFGENHLEVPVATALTDIDLQLEFSTAQPEALLLLAAGPADYLLLQLYSGRLQVRLLLGQEEVRLQTPAETLLSDSVPHIVELTVSDSWALLSVDGLLNASAPVQGAPLEVPYGLFLGGTGSLDLPYLTRASRPLRGCLHTATLNGRSLLRPLTADVPEGCAEEFSAGDDVAVGFSGPYSLAAFPAWGTRDEGTLEFTLTTRSQKAPLAFQAGGRQGDFIYVDIFEGHLRAVVEKGQGTVLLHNSMPVADGQPHEVSVHVDAHRLEISVDQYPTRTSNRGVLSYLEPRGNLLLGGLDAEASRHLQEHRLGLAVNISLLGCMEDLSVNGQRQGLREALLTRNMAAGCRLEEDEYEEDAYGPYEAFSTLAPEVWSAMELPVPCVPEPGLPPVFANFTQLLTVSPLVVAEGGTAWLEWRHVQPTLDLNEAELRKSQVLFSVSRGARHGELELDIPGAQARKMFTLLDVVNRKARFAHDGSEDPSDQLVLEVSVTARGAVPSCLRRGQTYILPIQVNPVNDPPRVIFPHGSLMVILEHTQKPLGPEVFQAYDPDSVCEGLTFQLLGAPAGLPVERRDQPGEPATEFSCRELEAGSLVYVHRGGPAPDLTFRVSDGLQASPPVTLKVVAVRPAIQVLHNTGLRLAQGSAAPILPANLSVETNAVGQDVSVLFRVTGALRLGELQKQGAGGAEGTEWRSTRAFHQRDVEQGRIRYLSTDPQHHAEDTVESVTLEVQVGQEALSNLTFPVMIQRATVRLLRLEPLHTQNTQQEALTTAHLEATLEEAGPNPTTFHYEVVQAPRKGNLQLQSMRLSDGQSFTQDDLQAGRVTYGATARASEAVEDAFRFRVTAPPHFSPLYTFSIHIGGDPDAPVLTNVLLSVPEGGKGVLSADHLFVKSLNSASYLYEVMERPRHGRLVWRDAQDEATMVTSFTNEDLLHGRLVYQHDNSETMEDDIPFVATRQGEGSSDMAWEEVRGVFRVAIQPVNDHAPVQTISRIFHVARGGQRLLTTDDVAFSDADSGFADAQLVLTRKDLLFGSIVAVDEPSRPIYRFTQEDLRNRRVLFVHSGADRGWIQLQVSDGQHQTTALLEVQASEPYLRVAGGSGLVVPQGGQGTIDTDVLPLDTNLDIRSGDEVHYQVTAGPRWGQLLRAGQPVTSFTQQDLLERAILYNHNGSLSPRDTLAFSVEAGPVHTEATLQVTIAVEGPVAPLHLVQHKKIYVFQGEAAEIRRDLLEAAQEAVPPADIVFSVKTPPSAGYLVMLSPGAVAAEPPSLDPVNRFSQEAVDAGRVLYLHSRPEVWSDTFSLDVSSGLGAPLEGVRVELEVLPAAIPLEAQNFSVPEGGARTLAPPLLRIAGSYFPRLPALHLQVLEPPRHGALQREEGPQDGSLSAFAWREVEQQLIRYVHDGSETLEDSFVLVANASEMDRQSHPVVLTITILPVNDQPPILTTNTGLQMWEGATVPIPAEALRSTDSDSGPEDLVYTLEQPSNGRVVLSMAPGTETHSFTQAQLDGGLVLFSHRGALDGGFRFSLSDGEHSSAGHFFRVTAQKQLLLSLEGSRTLTVCPGSIQPLSSQSLRASSSAGTDPHHLLYRVLRGPQLGRLFHTQRGSTGEALENFTQAEVYAGNILYEHEMPSEPFWEAHDALELQLSSPPAPDMVATLAVTVTFEAACPQRPSRLWRNKGLWVSEGQRAEITTAALDAANLLASIPSPRRLEHDVLFQITQFPTRGQLLVSEEPLHAGRPHFLQSELAAGQLVYAHGGGGTQQDGFRFRAHLQGPAGASVAGPQTSEAFAITVRDVNERPPQPQASIPLRLTRGSRSPVSRAQLSVVDPDSAPGEIEYEVQRAPHNGFLSLAGASPGPVTRFTQADVDAGRLAFVANGSSVVGVFQLSVSDGASPPLLMSLAVDVLPSAIEVQLRAPLEVPQALGRSSLSRQQLRVVSDREEPDAAYHLTQGPRYGHLLVGGQPATAFSQLQVDQGDVVFAFTNFSSSQDQFSILALARGANASATVNVTVRALLHVWAGGPWPQGATLRLDPTVLDAGELANRTGSVPRFRLLAGPRHGRVVRVPRARTEPRGGQLVEQFTQQDLEDGRLGLEVGRPEGSSPGPTGDSLTLELWARGVPPAVASLDFATEPFNAARTYRVALLSLPEAARTEAREPESSTPTGGPSPVTPSPVPPVASGGFLGFLEANMFSIIIPICLVLLLLALIVPLLFYLRKRNKTGKHNVQVLTAKPRNGLASDAETFRKVDPGQAVPLMAVPGQGPPPGGQPDPELLQFCRTANPALKNGQYWV, encoded by the exons CCTCCTTCTTCGGAGAGAACCACTTGGAGGTCCCCGTGGCCACGGCTCTGACCGACATAGACCTACAGCTGGAGTTTTCCACGGCGCAGCCCGAGGCCCTGCTTCTCCTGGCGGCAGGCCCGGCTGACTACCTACTCCTGCAGCTCTACTCCGGACGCCTGCAG GTCCGACttctcctgggccaggaagaggtGAGGCTGCAGACCCCAGCAGAGACGCTGCTGAGCGACTCTGTCCCCCACATCGTGGAGCTGACCGTGTCAGACAGCTGGGCCTTGCTGTCAGTCGACGGGCTCCTGAATGCCTCAGCCCCAGTCCAGGGCGCTCCCCTGGAGGTCCCCTATGGGCTCTTCCTGGGGGGCACGGGGAGCCTTGACCTGCCCTACCTGACGAGAGCCAGCCGACCCCTGCGGGGTTGCCTCCACACGGCCACCCTCAATGGCCGCAGCCTCCTCCGGCCGCTGACGGCAGATGTGCCTGAGGGCTGTGCCGAGGAGTTCTCTGCTGGTGACGATGTGGCCGTGGGCTTCTCTGGGCCCTACTCGCTGGCCGCCTTCCCTGCCTGGGGCACTCGGGACGAAGGCACCCTGGAGTTTACACTCACCACACGGAGCCAGAAGGCACCCCTGGCCTTCCAGGCTGGGGGCCGGCAGGGGGACTTCATCTATGTCGATATATTTGAGGGCCACCTGCGAGCTGTGGTAGAGAAGGGTCAGGGCACCGTACTGCTCCACAACAGCATGCCTGTGGCTGATGGGCAGCCCCACGAGGTCAGCGTCCACGTGGATGCTCACCGGCTGGAAATCTCCGTGGACCAGTACCCCACACGGACTTCCAACCGTGGGGTCCTCAGCTACCTGGAGCCACGAGGCAATCTCCTCCTCGGGGGGCTGGATGCCGAGGCCTCTCGCCACCTCCAGGAGCACCGCCTGGGCCTGGCTGTCAACATCTCCCTCCTGGGCTGCATGGAGGATCTCAGCGTCAACGGTCAGAGGCAGGGGCTCCGGGAAGCCTTGCTGACCCGCAACATGGCAGCCGGCTGCAGGCTGGAGGAAGACGAGTACGAGGAGGACGCCTACGGCCCGTATGAAGCTTTCTCCACCCTGGCACCCGAGGTGTGGTCGGCCATGGAGCTGCCCGTGCCCTGCGTGCCAGAACCGGGGCTGCCCCCGGTCTTTGCCAATTTCACCCAGCTGCTGACCGTCAGCCCGCTGGTGGTGGCTGAGGGCGGCACAGCCTGGCTGGAGTGGCGGCACGTGCAGCCCACACTGGACCTGAATGAGGCCGAGCTTCGCAAGTCCCAGGTGCTGTTCAGCGTGAGCCGCGGGGCCCGCCACGGCGAGCTGGAGCTGGACATTCCGGGCGCCCAGGCACGGAAGATGTTCACCCTTCTGGACGTGGTGAACCGCAAGGCCCGCTTTGCCCACGATGGCTCCGAGGACCCCTCCGACCAGCTGGTGCTCGAGGTGTCAGTGACAGCTCGGGGGGCCGTGCCTTCCTGCCTTCGCAGGGGCCAAACATACATCCTGCCCATTCAGGTGAACCCTGTCAATGACCCACCTCGCGTCATCTTCCCGCACGGCAGCCTCATGGTGATCCTGGAACACACTCAGAAGCCCCTGGGGCCAGAGGTCTTCCAGGCCTACGACCCAGACTCCGTTTGCGAGGGCCTCACCTTCCAGCTCCTCGGTGCCCCCGCCGGCCTACCCGTGGAGCGCCGAGACCAGCCTGGGGAGCCAGCAACCGAGTTTTCCTGCCGGGAGCTGGAGGCAGGCAGCCTAGTCTACGTCCATCGCGGCGGGCCCGCCCCGGACCTGACATTCCGGGTCAGCGATGGGCTGCAAGCCAGCCCCCCAGTCACGCTGAAGGTGGTGGCCGTCAGGCCAGCCATTCAAGTCCTCCACAACACGGGGCTGCGCCTGGCCCAGGGCTCCGCTGCACCCATCTTGCCCGCCAACCTGTCGGTGGAGACCAATGCCGTGGGGCAGGATGTGAGCGTGCTGTTTCGAGTCACCGGGGCCCTGCGGTTGGGGGAGCTGCAGAAGCAGGGGGCAGGCGGGGCAGAGGGCACCGAGTGGCGATCTACACGGGCCTTCCACCAGCGGGACGTGGAGCAGGGCCGCATAAGGTACCTGAGCACCGACCCGCAGCACCACGCCGAGGACACAGTGGAGAGCGTGACCCTGGAGGTGCAGGTGGGCCAGGAGGCCTTGAGCAATCTGACCTTCCCAGTGATGATCCAGAGAGCCACCGTGCGGCTGCTGCGGCTGGAGCCACTGCACACCCAGAACACCCAGCAGGAGGCCCTCACCACAGCCCACCTGGAGGccaccctggaggaggcaggcccAAACCCCACCACTTTCCACTATGAGGTGGTTCAGGCCCCCAGGAAGGGCAATCTTCAGCTTCAGAGCATGCGGCTGTCAGACGGCCAGAGCTTCACCCAGGATGACCTGCAGGCTGGCCGGGTGACTTACGGGGCCACAGCTCGTGCCTCAGAGGCAGTCGAGGACGCCTTCCGTTTCCGCGTCACAGCCCCGCCGCACTTCTCCCCGCTGTACACCTTCTCCATCCACATTGGCGGTGATCCGGACGCTCCCGTCCTCACCAATGTCCTCCTCTCGGTGCCCGAGGGCGGGAAGGGCGTCCTCTCTGCTGACCACCTCTTTGTCAAGAGTCTCAACAGCGCCAGCTATCTCTACGAGGTCATGGAGCGACCCCGCCATGGCAGGTTGGTGTGGCGAGACGCACAGGACGAGGCCACCATGGTGACATCCTTCACCAATGAGGACCTGCTGCACGGCCGGCTGGTCTACCAGCATGACAACTCCGAGACCATGGAAGATGACATCCCCTTTGTGGCTACCCGCCAGGGCGAGGGCAGCAGTGACATGGCCTGGGAGGAGGTACGGGGTGTCTTCCGCGTGGCCATCCAGCCCGTGAATGACCACGCTCCTGTGCAGACCATCAGCCGCATCTTCCACGTGGCTCGTGGCGGGCAGCGGCTGCTGACCACGGATGATGTGGCCTTCAGCGATGCTGACTCCGGCTTTGCAGATGCTCAGCTGGTGCTGACCCGCAAGGACCTCCTCTTCGGCAGTATCGTAGCTGTGGATGAGCCCTCTCGGCCCATATACCGCTTCACCCAGGAGGATCTCAGGAACCGGCGGGTCTTGTTTGTACACTCAGGGGCCGACCGCGGCTGGATCCAGCTGCAGGTGTCCGACGGGCAGCACCAGACCACTGCGCTGCTCGAAGTGCAGGCCTCGGAACCCTACCTCCGTGTGGCCGGTGGCTCTGGCCTGGTGGTCCCTCAAGGAGGCCAGGGCACCATTGACACAGACGTGCTCCCCCTGGACACCAATCTAGATATCCGCAGTGGTGATGAGGTCCACTACCAGGTCACAGCCGGTCCACGCTGGGGGCAGCTGCTCCGGGCCGGCCAGCCGGTCACCAGCTTCACCCAGCAGGACCTGCTGGAGAGGGCCATTCTCTACAATCACAACGGCAGCCTCAGTCCCCGTGATACCCTGGCCTTTTCTGTGGAGGCAGGGCCTGTGCACACAGAAGCCACCCTGCAAGTGACCATTGCCGTCGAGGGGCCAGTGGCCCCCCTGCACCTCGTCCAGCACAAGAAGATCTACGTCTTCCAGGGAGAGGCAGCTGAGATCAGAAGGGACCTGCTGGAG gcagcccaggaggcagtgCCACCAGCGGATATTGTGTTCTCAGTGAAGACCCCGCCGAGCGCCGGCTACCTGGTGATGCTGTCGCCTGGCGCCGTGGCAGCTGAGCCGCCCAGCCTGGACCCCGTGAACCGTTTCTCCCAGGAGGCAGTGGATGCGGGCAGGGTCCTGTACCTGCACTCCCGCCCTGAGGTCTGGAGCGACACCTTCTCCCTGGATGTGTCCTCAGGCCTGGGTGCTCCCCTCGAGGGCGTCCGCGTGGAGCTGGAGGTGCTGCCCGCCGCCATCCCCCTGGAGGCACAGAACTTCAGTGTCCCTGAGGGCGGGGCCCGCACCCTGGCCCCGCCTCTGCTCCGCATCGCGGGGTCCTACTTCCCCAGGCTGCCGGCCCTCCACCTGCAGGTGCTGGAGCCGCCCCGGCATGGGGCCCTGCAGAGAGAAGAGGGACCTCAAGACGGGAGCCTCAGCGCCTTCGCCTGGAGAGAG GTGGAACAGCAGCTGATCCGCTACGTGCATGATGGGAGTGAGACACTGGAAGACAGTTTTGTCCTGGTGGCCAACGCCTCAGAGATGGACCGCCAGAGCCACCCCGTGGTCCTCACCATCACCATCCTGCCTGTCAATGACCAGCCCCCCATCCTCACCACAAACACAGGCCTGCAG ATGTGGGAGGGGGCCACGGTGCCCATCCCAGCGGAGGCCCTTAGGAGCACAGACAGCGACTCCGGACCCGAGGACCTGGTCTACACCCTGGAGCAGCCCAGCAACGGACGGGTGGTGCTGAGTATGGCGCCGGGCACCGAGACCCACAGCTTCACCCAGGCCCAGCTCGACGGCGGGCTCGTGCTCTTCTCACACAGAG GAGCCCTGGACGGAGGCTTCCGCTTCAGCCTGTCTGACGGCGAGCACAGCTCCGCGGGACACTTCTTCCGGGTGACGGCCCAGAAGCAGCTGCTCCTCTCCCTGGAGGGCAGCCGGACGCTGACCGTCTGCCCAG GGTCCATCCAGCCGCTCAGCAGCCAGAGCCTGAGAGCCAGTTCCAGTGCGGGAACTGACCCCCACCACCTGCTCTACCGGGTGTTGCGGGGCCCCCAGCTTGGCCGGCTCTTCCACACCCAGCGGGGCAGCACTGGGGAGGCCCTGGAGAACTTCACTCAGGCAGAG GTATATGCTGGGAACATTCTGTATGAGCACGAGATGCCTTCCGAGCCCTTCTGGGAGGCTCATGACGCCCTGGAGCTCCAGCTGTCCTCACCCCCTGCCCCCGACATGGTCGCCACCCTTGCCGTGACCGTGACTTTCGAGGCTGCCTGTCCCCAGCGCCCCAGCCGCCTCTGGAGGAACAAAG GTCTCTGGGTCTCCGAAGGCCAGAGGGCTGAGATCACCACCGCAGCCCTCGACGCCGCCAACCTCCTGGCCAGCATCCCATCGCCCCGGCGCCTGGAGCACGATGTGCTTTTCCAGATCACGCAGTTCCCCACGCGGGGCCAGCTGTTGGTGTCCGAGGAGCCCCTCCACGCCGGGCGGCCCCACTTCCTGCAGTCTGAGCTGGCCGCAGGGCAGCTGGTGTACGCCCACGGAGGCGGGGGCACCCAGCAGGATGGCTTCCGTTTCCGCGCCCACCTCCAGGGGCCAGCGGGGGCCTCCGTGGCGGGACCACAGACCTCAGAGGCCTTCGCCATCACAGTGCGCGATGTGAATGAGCGGCCGCCGCAGCCTCAGGCCTCCATCCCGCTCCGGCTCACCCGGGGCTCCCGTAGCCCTGTCTCCCGGGCCCAGCTGAGCGTGGTGGACCCAGACTCCGCTCCCGGAGAGATTGAGTATGAGGTGCAGCGGGCCCCCCACAACGGCTTCCTGAGCCTGGCGGGGGCCAGCCCGGGGCCGGTGACCCGGTTCACGCAGGCTGACGTGGATGCAGGACGCCTGGCATTCGTGGCCAACGGGAGCAGTGTGGTGGGCGTGTTCCAGCTGAGCGTGTCCGACGGGGCCAGCCCGCCCCTGCTCATGTCCCTGGCGGTGGACGTCCTTCCCTCAGCCATTGAGGTGCAGCTGCGGGCACCCCTGGAGGTGCCCCAAGCTTTAGGGCGCTCCTCCCTGAGCCGGCAGCAGCTCCGAGTGGTTTCCGATCGGGAGGAGCCGGACGCAGCCTACCACCTCACCCAGGGGCCCCGTTACGGGCATCTGTTGGTGGGCGGGCAGCCTGCCACAGCCTTCAGCCAGCTCCAGGTAGACCAGGGAGACGTGGTCTTTGCCTTCACCAACTTCTCCTCCTCTCAGGATCAGTTCAGCATCCTGGCACTGGCCAGGGGTGCCAACGCATCTGCCACGGTGAATGTCACCGTGAGGGCTCTGCTGCATGTGTGGGCAGGTGGGCCGTGGCCCCAGGGTGCCACCCTGCGCCTGGACCCCACTGTCTTAGATGCGGGAGAGCTGGCCAACCGCACGGGCAGTGTGCCGCGTTTCCGGCTCTTGGCAGGACCCCGGCACGGCCGCGTGGTACGAGTGCCCCGGGCCAGGACAGAGCCACGGGGCGGCCAGCTTGTGGAGCAGTTCACCCAGCAGGACCTTGAGGATGGACggctggggctggaggtgggaaggCCAGAGGGTAGCTCTCCCGGCCCCACGGGTGACAGTCTCACTCTGGAGCTGTGGGCAAGGGGTGTCCCTCCCGCTGTGGCCTCGCTGGACTTTGCCACGGAGCCTTTCAACGCAGCCCGGACCTACAGAGTGGCCCTGCTCAGTCTGCCTGAGGCTGCTCGGACCGAAGCCAGGGAGCCAGAGAGCAGCACCCCCACGGGCGGGCCAAGCCCAGTGACCCCCAGCCCCGTGCCCCCTGTGGCCAGCGGGGGCTTCCTGGGCTTCCTGGAGGCCAACATGTTCAGCATCATCATCCCCATCTGCCTAGTCCTCCTGCTCCTGGCGCTCATCGTGCCTCTGCTCTTCTACCTCCGCAAACGCAACAAGACAGGCAAGCACAACGTCCAGGTGCTGACCGCCAAGCCCCGAAACGGCCTGGCCAGTGACGCCGAGACCTTCCGCAAGGTGGATCCAGGCCAGGCCGTCCCACTGATGGCCGTGCCTGGCCAGGGGCCCCCACCGGGGGGCCAGCCTGACCCCGAGCTGCTGCAGTTCTGCCGGACAGCCAACCCTGCCCTCAAGAACGGCCAGTACTGGGTGTGA